Sequence from the Tripterygium wilfordii isolate XIE 37 chromosome 10, ASM1340144v1, whole genome shotgun sequence genome:
CTACTGACATTGGAATAAAGAGAATGGGAGAAATTGATTCAAAACCATTTCAGAACAAGTGCAAGGAGATATTTTCTCCTGACGAAGCAATGGTGCAGGCAGCCATCGTTTGCTCTTTGTGGCAGGAAAATTTGCTGGATCCGCAATGGCATCCATTCAAAATAATATCTAGTGAAAATTTTTTCCAGGTATGATATTCGAATAACTAAATTGTCACTTACATATTAGtcatttttctttaaaagctgTTGACAGATGGAATGAATAGAAATTATAGCTGATTTTTCTTTTACAACTGTCGTTATGAGTACTAGTTCTCTTGTGTTGGTCTTTTTTCTGACTATTTTCCCATGTCCTGGAgtaaattgaacatttttttccttcattttatGATCATGTAAATAGCTTGAAATTTATTCAAGTTGCAATGTTTCTTCACGATGCAGGAAATAATAGATGAAGATGACGAAAAGCTACGGAATCTCAAGGAGGAATGGGGATCTGAAATCTACATGGCAGTTGTAACTGCTTTGAAGGAACTCAATGTGTATAATCCAAGTGGGAGATATGTGATTTCTGAGCTCTGGAACTACAAGGAAGGAAGAAAAGTTACATTGAAGGAGGTCATGAGTTACATCTTGGAAAATATCAAGTCGCTTAAGCGTAAAGGACTTGAAGGTAAGGTTTGCTGTCATATATATAGAATTGGTTTATTAAGCAATATGAAGTTTGCTAATCCTTAGAGCCCGCACATAAATGTTCATTTTCTGTCTTTTAAAAATATACCCTGAAGGTTATGGACATAGCCATTAATTTTTGCGCTGCATGGTCTATACGCCAGTGGTAACATTTTTCTTAGTCTTTTTGGGTAGTAAGTGAAAATAAACAATTAAGGATGTGTTTGCCAGCCACCCGACTATCAATTATTGGGTTTACCTGTAACTTGTATGACAAGTAAACACGTGGCCCAGTGGACACAGGTTCGAATGTGTGTTTCTTGTGCAATTAATGTGTTGATTTTAAATAAATCCTGAATTTTTTATCTGCTCTTAAagtgaactcttttttttttgcttttgataaaggagttttaactttttcCTGGATGAAGCTAATTGTTGACTGTTATCTACTGTCAAACTTTATAATACATGACGGTGAGGTTGCAAGCTTACGTGGCCGTATATATTGTACTTTGCTGAAGACTGAGCCAATGAAAGTCTAATGTTGTTTGCTTAACCTGTTGCTGTCAATATAAGTTTTTTCTATTTGCAGTTGATGCCTGAGTGCAGAAATTGAAGGTTATCTGTTGATCCTTTTGTCAACTCGAATAATTGGAACAACCATAATTCAAGTTACTTGCAAGATTTTGGCCAAATTTATTGTGTTATGTTTACTGTTTTGGACCTTTTGGTGCATCTTGTGAGTTGAAGCTGCAAACTTCTCACTATGCTTCAAAAGTGaggaaaaaatgaaaaccaatCTATTTGATATGGGGGGATCCCAATGCCGATCCCAAGGTAGGTTATTTGCATCAAAAAATTGATCAAGGAAGAGACAAAATAATTTCCTTTGTAATTTAAAACCATTGAGCTCCCATATACCAACTGAAAATGGGAAAACCAGGGGATAACTTGCAATTAATACATGTAAAACAGTTACTCGTGATGCTTATTATAAGATGTTCGGAGCCAGAATTGGTAGTTCTCGTGGTATTTGGTATTTGGGTTATGGTTTAAGTTGAAAACTGTTTGTTCTGACAATATTGTGGTTTTGTGACATTCATGAGAAATGAGTTTGGGTAATCCAgctttatgattttttatttttttttacattactGCACCTTTTCGCACATCTGGAACTCAAACAGACCTTATTAAAGTTTTATCTAACCATGTTTAACAATGAGATTCACTGCCAGGTGCTGCTGAAAGTGGAACATCAAGTTTGAAGAGGAAGTATAGTGACCTTTGAAGTGTAGTATTCAGGACCTTTTCTCCTTGGAACTCTACTTTATGCTGCTAGATAGCTTAATCTGATTATCGTTATAAAGGTAGTGTTTTTCTGTATGTCATGGAGTTACTTATAAACCTTGTTAATTCTGGTGTCAACTACATCACATTTCAACTGTAAATGTTTTATTGGGAAATTTTCTTAGTGACAAATGCTTGCATGTACTACATGCTCATTTGTCTCGAAGCTCTTATCTCCTCTCTGCCCCATGTTCCTACCTGctcacatctctctctctctctctctctctctctctcttattttgatGGGGGAGGggaattggaaaagaaaaagaaaacaatggtCAATGGTGATGAATCTTGGGGATAatattgtgttttattttacAGGCAAGTTACATTGTGGAAACATAGGCAAAGGTTCTCTTGCTATGGAGTATGGACGAATGGGagtaaagaagctaatatatGATTATAAGATTAGGATAGACACTTGGAGCATAGGGTCACGTATTGGAAGACTTAGACGTAGATTTAACATAATGTGTATACATGAGACTAAATGGGTTAGTAAAAAATCTAGAGTAATTGAAGATATACATTGGAATGAATAAAAGTAGAAATGATGACAAACGCATACTTGGATGAGACTAAATGGGTTGGTCAATATTGCACTGGTAAAGAAATGATTCTTGAACTTGTTTGTATCATATTGAATGGAGTTGGATGCatgatttaataaaaaaaaagggccCAATATTGCACTGGTAAAGAAATGCAACCCCGAAGCATGAGGAGACAGATTAACTTGACTGCTGCAGATTTTAAACAAACTCCTCAGTCTTCACTGCTTCCATTACTTCTCTTCTGCTTTAGTCTGCAGACTGCAGTGATATAAATGTAAGCACAAACAAGTTTCTCTTAAAGACCACAGCTTTTTGGGTATTGGACTTAGACTTACCAATTTGGGCAACTATATTCAAAAGATGTCAGTCAGTCTGTACTCTGTATAGCCGTTGTAACACACTTTTCGAATGAATGAAAACTAACATATTttctgtcttcttcttcttctatcaaTCTTCTTCTAGTTCTTCTGCTACATTCACAAACTTATGACAAGATTTTGTATGCACAAGGTATAGCAAGAATCGACCTTCACAGTTTGGATCAACCATCTCCCGTTGCCTATTCTCTGTAATTAGAAAATCTAACTGCAAAATCAGGTATTTACTTATCCTCCTCTACTCTGTTTCTTCTTCGCCTTTTTTTGTGTCTCTTATACTGGTGAGATTTAGTATCTGTCTGAAGCCTTAAAGCATTTTGCCTCTACTTTCAACTTCTATAATTGGCCCGTTTGTGGTTTTGAGAGGCCATGCATGTCTATTCTGCAACTCAGGTCTACTGTTAAATATTAATGAGATCCTTTCTACTTTTTGCTTTGGGGGGTGAGGGGTAGGTGTTGGGTCACTGCTAGTGCTATGATTATCTTCTACttccaacttcttcttcttttttgttttttggtattTGTACTGGAATATCATTGTTTTTTGAGTGAAATTGTTCAAATCTACTTGAAATTTcactattttattgatttacaCTGATTAATCTTCCTTGATTATTTTGATtctttatttgtctttttttttccccttatagTGGTGACTAAGCCTTTGAGATTTAGTATCTGCTGAAGCCTTAAAGCATTTGATTCTATTCTCAACTTCCATAATTGGCCTGTTCATGGTTTTGAGAGGCCATTCATGTCTCTATAACAGTTACAGTATTGCACTCACAAACTTGCTGTTCTATTCTGCAACTCAGGTCTCCTGTTCATGAGAAGGACCTTTTTTGGGTGCTTTGGGGGTGAGGGGTAGGTGTTGGGTCACTGCTATGATTATTATTAGGGAATTTGGACCTCATTAAAACAGTTTAACTTCACTCTTATTTGATGTAAAAACAATTATATTGGTGAGAACAGCAATGAAATTGATCAATTCTACTTACaacttcattatttttttgtatttgcactgaaatataattgttttttattgttttttgagTGAAATTGTTCAAATCTACTTCAAATATcactattttattgattttcacTGATTAATCTTCCTTCATTATTTCAGAACTACACAACAGAATCAAAATGACCAAGAGAAATGGTAAGTCACTAGCGATCCTCCTATCATCCAGAAAGCAGAGGCAGTTCCGGTCCAATCTTAGCGCAATCGGAAATCTGATTAAAAGCTTAAATCTAAAAGAGCAACATAAACTGCAACTTCAGAAAACACCTTTCTGGCATTTGCTCAGTCAGTTCAAAGGAAAGCAGCTTCAAGTCAAGAAAAGAAGATCTGATGATGCAATCGTGGATTTAATAAGCATGTATGATGAAAGGCAGAATGGATTCATGTTGGCAGGAAAGGTGGAACTCTCTGAAAATGACATTACACTTATTTTTGGTGTGACGTCGGGAGACACAGAGATTTCCATTGGAAGAAAGACCAAGCCAACAGATTCGGTTTTCGTCTCGAGGAGATTCAGAGACGTAAAAATTCTGAGCTCATCCAACATCAAGAGTGCACTGCAAGAAGTAATTGCAAGTGAAGATGTTGATGATGCAGAAGACGTCGCACGTTTGCTGATGATGTATGTTTGCTTGACCCTATTCTTCTCAACAAGTGGGGATGCCCTTCCATGGGCATTTATTCATTATATTGAAGACTTGGAAGAAGTTAAAAACTACAATTGGTCAAGAGCCATAAAAAACAATTTGATGGACTCGATCAAGAAATATGTGAGAACTGCTGTCAGTGTGACAGGTTGTGTGATTGTGTTATTGGTAAGAATATTGTGTTATGTGACTAATCACTGCAATGTGACTAATAATGGTCTTTATTTTACAGTATTGGTTCTGTGAACACACTAATGTGTTCAGCCCTGTTGACGATGAAAAGTTCCCAAGATTCCTGAAATGGGACCTTCAAAATTGGTCGAAGAACTTCAAGGACCAATACATCTCGACACTCACAGCAGATAAGGTAAAATTACTAGCTACTTAAAGTTACATTAGACTATTAATTTGACTTCTACGATTTTCATTGCTTTTTGTACCCAGGTTTTTGAAGGTGACCTCATCCACACTAATGAGGAGACACAAGTACTTCGAGAGAGTCGAGAAACATTTGAGGTCTTTCATATAATTGAGGGAAATGAAGAATTGGCTGGGTCATCAAAGAAGAGTATTTATGCCACTGGTACTGACGAGAGCACACCAAGCATCAGTTCAGTTCCAAGTGACACTGGCGATTCAACTACTCGTGTCTCAGTCAGCAATGATGAAGAAATCAAGCTCCGTAATACTGAAGAGAGCACACCCACTTCCATTGATGATATTGAACAACCAGAGACAACGCATCAAGACGAGTTTGCGGATTCTGAAATAATGAAAGAAGATTTGGAGAAAGCCCGAGACAAAGTGCTTATAGTTGAGCAGGAAAAGGAGGCAATGAATCTTGAATTGCAGAAGCTTAAAGCTGAAAATGTGCAACTCGTTGCACAGCTTGAAGAAAAAGTTGATCAACTGGCAAAGTCTAGCCAATTAAATATAAACCTTCAAAATAAGTTGGAAGGTTTTGAAGCAGCAGTCAAAACAACAAAGCaagaagacaatcttcaaagaaTGATGGTTGCTCTGGAGAAAATTTGTGAAAGAGTCAATCTTGAAAATGATGAACTAAAGAAGGAGGTGGCTGACAAGAAGCAAAAAATAAAGATGTTGAAAGCAAGTCTCTCTGAGACAAAGAAGACAAATAATGACCTGTTCGATCAAGGTAAGAACAGTTCACCTCAGTTGGCAACCATGCAGCAGAGAAGGGCTGATGAGAATGTCGCAAGACTTGTTGAAGAGCAGAAGGTCTGCTACTTAGTGTTAAGTTTTCACTAAATGGTGGCATATTTTGTATCATACTTATGTTTCACATTTTCTGCTGTTTAATTTGTGTGGATTTATGAGTTtacagaaagagaaagaagaggcgCTCGAAAAGATACTTCAGTTGGAAAAGCAGCTGGATGCTAAACAGGAGTTGGAAAAGGAAATTCAAGAGCTAAAAAGGTTACTGGTGATGAAGTGCCTTGGTCAAGATGATGTTGCCGTTCAAGATAAGATGAAAAAGATGAATAAAGATTTGGAGAAGAAAGCTGACAAACTCGATGATATGGAAGATCGGTACAACATTCTAGTGTTAAAAGAGCGCCAGAGCAATGATGAGCTCCAAGAAGCTCGTCGAGAGCTAATATCGGTATTCATATGACATTTActtgcatatatattttttctatgcGGTTGGTGGGGATGGGGGGTTTTGCCTTTGATTTAATGCTTCATATAATCATATTGGTTTGTTAAGCATTGGCAACCACTATTGACAGCATAGTGGTTGGATTATTTGAATGGATCAGGTGAACCATACTCAGTATTACTATTATGTGATAGTGATTGGATTTTTCACCGATTCCCTTGGCCTTGAAGCATTGGCAACTACTACCGACAGCATAGTTAATTGATGCCTATGATAAACATGCTTTGGTTTTgttactatatatgtatatactagATATTCTTCACTATTACTATAGTTCAAATATTTTTCTGCTAAACAGATGACCAATAGACAATGGGTAACAAAGGCATATCTTCCTTTGTAGGGTTGGAGCGAGCTGTTGAGGACACACACTACTCACATTGGAATAAAGAGAATGGGAGAAATTGATTCAAAGCCGTTTCAGAACAAGTGCAAGGAGAGATTTTCTCCTGACGAAGCATTGGTGCAGGCAGCCATCATTTGCTCTTTGTGGCAGGAAAAGTTGCTGGATCTGGGATGGCATCCATTCAAAATAATAACTAGGGGAAATTTTTTACAGGTGTGGTATTCAAATAACTAAATCGTCACTTATGTATTAGTCATTTTGCTTCTAGTATCCTTGGGGTTGCAATTAATCTCTGCTGCAAACTGTTGACAGATGGAATGAATAGAAATTATAACTGATTTTTCTTTTAACAGTTGTCGTTTTAAGTACAAGTTCTTTTATATGGGTCTTTTTTCTGACTATTTCCGCATGTCCAGGAGTAGATTGAACATATTttgtttccttccttttttgaTAACATAAATAGCTTGAAATTTATTCATCTTGCAATGTTTCTCCATGATGCAGGAAATAATAGATGAAGAGGATGAAAAGCTACAGAGTCTCAAGGAGGAGTGGGGATCTGAAATCTACATGGCAGTTGTAACTGCTTTGAAGGAACTAAATGAGTATAATCCAAACGGGAGATATGTGATTTCTGAGTTCTGGAGCTACAAGGAAGGAAGAAAAGCCTCATTGAAGGAGGTCATCAGTTACATCTTGGAAGATATCAAGTCACTCAAGCGCAAGAGGACTTGAAGGTAAGGTTTGCTGTCTTATGTATAAATTTTTGGCTTATTAAACAATATGAAGTCTGATAATCCTTAAGAGTTCCATTTTATGTCTCTTAAATATATATCCTGAAGGTTATAGAAATAGCCATTAATTTTTGTACTGCATGGATAACATAATTTGTAAAAACGTATATAAGTTGTGTTCTCATCTGTTTGCCGATGGAAACATTTTTCTCAGCGACATGTTTGGGTGTGGTAAGTGAAAATAAACAATTAAGGCTGTGTTTGCCAGCCACCAGGCTATCAAATGTTGGGGTTTACCCGTAACTTGTATGATAGGCACACATTTTGCCTATTGGTTAAGTTAAActggtgcaacttagaggtcacaagttcgaACCCCGGAAATAGGCTTTCCGCATATTTTGTGGGGATGAAGCTAATTGTTGACTTGTCCACTGTCAAACTTCATGGTACATTACGGTGAGGTTGCGAGATACGTGGCCGTATATATTGTACTTTGCTGAACTAATGAAAGTCTAATGTTGTTTGCTTAACCTGCTGCAGTCAATATAAGTTCTTTCTATTTGCATTAAACGCCTGAGTGACGAAATGGAAGGATGACTCATGTTACTTGCAAGATCATTTAGCTAAATTTACTGTAACCTTAACGAGGTGGTTAAgcgaattttcttttcttattgtgTTACATTTACTGTTTTGGTGCATTTTGTGAGTTGAAGCTGCGAACTTCTCACTTTTCTTCAAATGTGAGGACAAATGAAAACCATTCTATTTGATGTGGGGGTCTCAATGCTGATTCTGAGGTTATTTGTGTCGTCAAACATCAGATTAAGGAagagacaaaataaaaattgttgcttgttttcctttttatgcaatttataaCCATTTTGCTCCATATAGCAATGGAAAATGGGAAAACCATGGGATAATTTGCATGTAAATGTTTGGAGCCAGAATCGGTAGTTCTCGTGGTGTTGGGTATTTGGGTTATAGTTTTAAGTTGAAAACAGTTTGTTGTGACAGTAAAATATTGTGGTTTTATGACATTCTTGTGAATTGAGTTTGGGTAATCCAGCTGcatgaattttgattttttacatTACTATTACTGCACGTTTTCGCATATCTTGAACTCACTCAGACCTTATCAAAGTTTTGACATACCATGTTTAACCATGAGATTCACTGCCAGGTGCTGCAGAAAGACGAGATCAAGTTTGAAGAGAACGCGGAGCGACCTTTTTAGTGTAGTATTCATGACCTTAATTCCTTGAAACTGTACCTAATGCTGCTAGATAGATTCATGTGATTATAGCTAGAAAGGTagggtgtttttctttttttatgccATGGAGTTACTTATATACCTTGTTAATTCTGGTGTCACTCTCATTGTTTTCAGTAGTTGAGAAGTCATTTCCAACTCTTATTTCGAATTAGTCAGATCAGCATCAACTGGGATGAAATGGGACGAGTTACGGTCACCGACGAAGACTATTCATGATTTTGGATATTCCAAGGGCTTTCTTGCTCCAAACTCTGGGAGAAAAGTTACCACCATAGCTCCCCCATGTTGGTTTGGATCCCTAGACGAAGTTGTCATCTCAAATAAAGGGTTCTTCCCATAGACTAGTAACTGAAGTATTTGCAACAGAGAGCCCCGTCGTCGAAGGTCACCTGCTACACCACCAACACCGAAGAGACTATAATTTTATGGATCAAAACAAATGTGTTCAAATGGCCAACCAAATATTTTTAGGAAAACGTTATTCGGTGCCCTTAGAGCATTGAATGGACAGACGTAAAAATGCTCTAGAATTTGAAAAATTACGTGAAAGATCGAGTGTTTATCACTCATGATCATATCATAAACTAGTCCGGTACTCAATGCACCGGACTCCCCCAAACCTGAGTACCGGAATCCGCCAAACCCGGTCACAAGAATAAGAAGGGAGAAGAGGAGAAGACGGAAGCTCTCTTTACAAGAACAATAATATCAGAAGGCACTGTGACTGACAACTGAGCGTTCATGCTCTTTGGGACTTTGAATAATtaactatttatttaaatgtacGTCGTAGTTTAAATATCACCTCCCACTTTTGACAGTTGGTCAGCAAAATCTTGCCTTTTGTTTTCCATTTCCATTACGTCaggtattttcatttttcttctcctacGACGTTTCTTCTttgcctttttttcttcttgcacTGGTGATTGTCGCCGGTGAAGCGTGCTGCTTCTACCGCTCCAGAAGCCTTAGAGCAACTTGCCTCTATTTTCTCATTCTATATTTTGCCCGTTCATCGTTTTGGGTGCTTTAGGGGTGAGGGGAAGGTGATAAGTCACTGCTATGATTATTACTTTAGCCACCCATATTCTCatctgttgtttttttttttgcatttgatggGGATGTCAGATGGAGTATAGTTCTGAAGAGAAGCCTATGTCTGTAACTGTAACTGGGATGCTTGAAGAGAAAGACAAGCTGcacaaagattttgttgaaggTTTGTTTCTGTGCATGTCTCTCTTTTCAAATGTAGCATAATggccatatatatattatatatatacactacatCATGTTCTTTGGTAGTACTCGACGAATGAAACTGTTTTATACTCAGACACGCAGCTATAGACAAATTTATATGCAATTGCGTAACAGCTGCAATGTTGTACTATGTTCTCTTCTTGTTTTGCTAGATTATTTTTATGTAATGGTTATGTTTTCATATCCGTTGGTTGATTGGTTCATGgttgtttgaggatgataaatAGTCAAACTCTGGTTGTTGGATGTTGTTCGTACACTTGGACATCCATATATATGGAACACACATTTACTAGTATGTATCATGCAGTCAAAGAAATTGTGACATGTATTTTCCCCCTGTTAGAAACAAGGAAGACGCTGGAATTTACTCGTGGACGTGTTCAGAGGATCttggaagaaaaggaaaaactgAATTATGGATTGGATGCTACTAAAAAGCATCTTGATTACTTGAGCAAAGAATTGAACAAACGTGAAGCTCTAACAGAAGGGGAAAAGCAAAAGCTTAACGAGGTGATCAAAAAGGTAATACCTGTTGCGTATGACACCAGTTGACAATGACATTCAGGTTGAGAAGTTCTATAAACTATTAAATTTTCTTGCTTATGTTCAAGGTATATGTCTTGTTTTGTTTGC
This genomic interval carries:
- the LOC120007634 gene encoding factor of DNA methylation 1-like, with the translated sequence MTKRNGKSLAILLSSRKQRQFRSNLSAIGNLIKSLNLKEQHKLQLQKTPFWHLLSQFKGKQLQVKKRRSDDAIVDLISMYDERQNGFMLAGKVELSENDITLIFGVTSGDTEISIGRKTKPTDSVFVSRRFRDVKILSSSNIKSALQEVIASEDVDDAEDVARLLMMYVCLTLFFSTSGDALPWAFIHYIEDLEEVKNYNWSRAIKNNLMDSIKKYVRTAVSVTGCVIVLLYWFCEHTNVFSPVDDEKFPRFLKWDLQNWSKNFKDQYISTLTADKVFEGDLIHTNEETQVLRESRETFEVFHIIEGNEELAGSSKKSIYATGTDESTPSISSVPSDTGDSTTRVSVSNDEEIKLRNTEESTPTSIDDIEQPETTHQDEFADSEIMKEDLEKARDKVLIVEQEKEAMNLELQKLKAENVQLVAQLEEKVDQLAKSSQLNINLQNKLEGFEAAVKTTKQEDNLQRMMVALEKICERVNLENDELKKEVADKKQKIKMLKASLSETKKTNNDLFDQGKNSSPQLATMQQRRADENVARLVEEQKKEKEEALEKILQLEKQLDAKQELEKEIQELKRLLVMKCLGQDDVAVQDKMKKMNKDLEKKADKLDDMEDRYNILVLKERQSNDELQEARRELISGWSELLRTHTTHIGIKRMGEIDSKPFQNKCKERFSPDEALVQAAIICSLWQEKLLDLGWHPFKIITRGNFLQEIIDEEDEKLQSLKEEWGSEIYMAVVTALKELNEYNPNGRYVISEFWSYKEGRKASLKEVISYILEDIKSLKRKRT